The following proteins are co-located in the Mobula birostris isolate sMobBir1 chromosome 26, sMobBir1.hap1, whole genome shotgun sequence genome:
- the LOC140188019 gene encoding nuclear factor interleukin-3-regulated protein-like, with protein sequence MLSAFDLMVDLEPPGLKRGSFRGRLSSRRKREFMPEEKKDASYWEKRRKNNEAAKRSREKRRLNDLVLENKMLALSEENACLRAELLSLKVRYGLISSSAYSQESQLLHTYMQKYLARQRSIEMDPRFLEVDAPYARDGFCNTRYPSGRFSLDSVHTTPQHTQDSLFHKTYTSPASVGVHTQYPSETSAEEPTRHNLPLNQLFSRYPCSLNETYPCFKPSSVFTNAVEVNVKSKREIEDDVEDEQEVPKMHHVSPFKDCSFECSTTVKTNCSALPHKLRIKAKPILAKEEKDGPEFDLEVPWKEQSPLKNTRSISLTEIKDIDVSLCGGICDCKVAFKPVPLLPICHSV encoded by the coding sequence ATGCTGTCAGCCTTCGACCTGATGgtagacttggagccgccggggctgAAGCGCGGCAGTTTTAGGGGCCGGCTGAGTTCGCGGAGGAAGAGGGAGTTCATGCCCGAGGAGAAGAAGGACGCGTCGTACTGGGAGAAGCGACGAAAGAACAACGAGGCGGCCAAGCGCTCCCGGGAGAAGCGGCGTCTCAACGACCTGGTGTTGGAGAACAAGATGTTGGCGCTGAGCGAGGAGAACGCCTGCCTCCGCGCCGAGCTGCTCTCTCTTAAGGTCCGTTACGGTCTCATCAGCTCCTCAGCCTACAGCCAGGAGTCGCAACTCCTGCACACCTACATGCAGAAGTACCTGGCCAGGCAGAGGTCCATCGAGATGGATCCTCGCTTCTTGGAAGTAGACGCTCCCTATGCCAGGGATGGCTTCTGCAACACAAGATACCCCTCAGGGAGGTTTTCCCTTGACTCTGTTCACACCACACCTCAACATACACAGGACAGTCTATTTCACAAAACCTATACTAGCCCTGCATCGGTGGGAGTACATACGCAATATCCTTCAGAAACTTCTGCCGAAGAGCCCACCAGGCACAATCTGCCATTGAATCAATTATTTTCGAGATACCCCTGCTCACTTAACGAAACATATCCCTGCTTCAAACCTTCAAGCGTGTTCACCAATGCAGTAGAAGTGAACGTTAAAAGCAAGAGAGAGATAGAAGATGATGTAGAAGATGAACAAGAGGTTCCTAAGATGCATCATGTTTCTCCTTTCAAGGACTGCAGCTTTGAATGCTCAACAACAGTGAAGACAAACTGTTCTGCTCTTCCACACAAACTGCGAATTAAGGCAAAGCCAATTCttgcaaaagaagagaaagatGGTCCAGAGTTTGATCTCGAAGTGCCATGGAAGGAACAATCTCCACTTAAAAATACCAGGAGCATTTCATTGACAGAGATCAAAGACATTGATGTGAGTTTGTGTGGTGGTATTTGTGATTGCAAAGTCGCATTTAAACCTGTTCCTTTATTGCCCATTTGTCATTCCGTTTAA